The genome window GTATCGAGCGCCACCTTGCGATTGACCAGCTTCGGCCGGTCGCCGGCGAGCGAGACCGTGTCGAAATACTTGCCGACTGCGAACAGCTGGGTCGCGCCGCCGTCGAGCGCAGTGCGGTAAACCTGCAACGCCGAGACCACGTCTGCCTGCTGCCGCCCCTCGTCCACCGCGACTTTGTACACCACCGCATTACGCGTCAGAGGGGAGCGGTCGGAGTTGTGTTTGGGTAAAGTGTTGAAGAGGTTTTCCAGCTCGTCCCGGTCGTGGTCGAGCCAGGCCATTTCGCGCTTGATCTCCGGTGAGTAGGCCACGATCTTGTAGTGGAACTGCGGGTGGCAAAGGGCCATGAAACCCTTGTAGTCGTTTCTGTCCAGCAGCATGCAGGAATCGTAGATCAACTCCTCGACTGCGGTTCGGTCAGTGTTCATCGCAATCCTCCTTTGATCCCAATCGGACCCTCGCCGCCCGCGAGGGCGGAGAGAGTCCCCTTTCATGACGTTCAGGCAACGGCGCGCGCAGCCGCCTCGGTCTTCAGCATGGGATTGGACGCGCTACGGCCCATTCTGCGGCTCCATTCGGCGAGGAAGTGGCGCATGCCGATCTCGTCGTGGATCGTGTTGTCCTCTTCCCGCGCCTGCAGCACGTACATGGCCTGCGACCCCTTGGCCATGGCCATGCCTTGGCCGGAGGAAGCGAGCAGGTCCTCGTGCAAGTTGCGGCCCCATGGCCCCCAGATGGTGATGGCATCCTTTTCCCGCTGGCGCCGGATTTCAGGGGTGTCGCTCTTCAGGCCCAGCGTCCGAAACTCGAGGATCACCTTGTTGGGTGCGAGCGGGATGTAGCTGTCAATGCGCAGCACCGAGGTTCGAAGGTTGAAGGTGATGGCCGGAAAGAGGTCGACCAGCTTCCAGCCCCCGGGCTCCAGGTGGGGCCAGCCGAGCGCCGAGCGCCGCACCGTGCCCTTGTAGGCTGCATAGTTGCACTTTTGCGATCCCACCGACGCGTGGCCGTTGGGGAAGGCGGTGTACTTGCGCTGGAAATACCCGGAGTTCGGGTCCAGCATGCCGGTCACCCGGTTATAGAAGTGCAGGTAGTCGTGGTAGAACTCGCTGTTGGTGTCGTGGATCAGTTTGTAATTGGTGTGAAGCGTCGCCTGGTAGTACCACATGATCTCCAGCGGCTCCGACTCCAGCTCAGGGAGCATGAAGTCCAGGGCGTGCCCGATGTACTGGGCCAGCGGCTCGCAATGGTCGTCCAGGTTGACCCAGACGAAGCCGCCGAAGCCGACCTCGGTGCGCACCTCCTTCAGCGCCACGTCTTCCTTGCACAGCCGGTCCTGGTAGCCCTCCTTGCCGCGGGGGATGTCCACGCACTCGCCGTAGCCGTTGAACGCCCACTGGTGGAAGATGCACGTGAGGTTTTTGGCGTTGCCCGACGGCTCGTAGACGATCACATTCCCTCGGTGCGGGCAAATGTTG of Pelomicrobium methylotrophicum contains these proteins:
- a CDS encoding aromatic-ring-hydroxylating dioxygenase subunit beta, with amino-acid sequence MNTDRTAVEELIYDSCMLLDRNDYKGFMALCHPQFHYKIVAYSPEIKREMAWLDHDRDELENLFNTLPKHNSDRSPLTRNAVVYKVAVDEGRQQADVVSALQVYRTALDGGATQLFAVGKYFDTVSLAGDRPKLVNRKVALDTRDLGWGYHVPL
- a CDS encoding aromatic ring-hydroxylating oxygenase subunit alpha, whose product is MARNTAQWLKRPNLPSTHYVDPIIYSSEEIFEEEKEKIFRKVWHLACHESELPNPGDFRTYRHPGGTPLVIVRGQDGKVRSFYNICPHRGNVIVYEPSGNAKNLTCIFHQWAFNGYGECVDIPRGKEGYQDRLCKEDVALKEVRTEVGFGGFVWVNLDDHCEPLAQYIGHALDFMLPELESEPLEIMWYYQATLHTNYKLIHDTNSEFYHDYLHFYNRVTGMLDPNSGYFQRKYTAFPNGHASVGSQKCNYAAYKGTVRRSALGWPHLEPGGWKLVDLFPAITFNLRTSVLRIDSYIPLAPNKVILEFRTLGLKSDTPEIRRQREKDAITIWGPWGRNLHEDLLASSGQGMAMAKGSQAMYVLQAREEDNTIHDEIGMRHFLAEWSRRMGRSASNPMLKTEAAARAVA